The nucleotide window TCAAGACGAGTAAGAGGGGCATGACCGTTGAGTACGGTATTGTTCGTGAAGAGGGTCAGTCCGCGTACGCGACGCGCAAGGCAGCGAGGAACTTCGACTACCCGGTTACGTGGGGCCTGTACGAGGCGAACAAGAAGAGCGCACCGGCGCAAGCCTTCAGCGGGTTTGGCGAGGGCGAGTCTGCGATCTTCGAGCGCCGCTTCGAGGGCGATGACTGGGACATCGTTCTGGAGGACTATCCTGAGGAGCTCAGTGACGCCTTCCgctcggaggcggcgcgtgtgctgtgtgtgcCGAAGCAGAGCGTGCGCATCATCAGCACAGAGATAGGCAGCCCGAACGTCAAGTACCAGATCGTGGGCCCGCCGTGTGAGGACAGAGAGATCGAGCGGcgcatggaggaggacgagctACCTGAGGTGATGGATCTGTACCATCGCTGCACACACAGTGAGGACGGGGGCGCGACGTTGGAGCTGCTGAACCTCGAGGAGATGCCACCGAAGGTGTTCGACGGAGACGAGTGGGACTTTGTGATGGCGAACCAGCGcgtggagctggagcaggcgTTCGTGAAGGACACGGCCGACGCTCTCGGCGTGAGCGATGAGCAGGTGACGGTGAAGGAGATGAAGGTGGGTCCGtacgcgctgcaggtgcagtACAGCGTGCGCGATTGCCCATCCgacgaagcggcggcgcaggcgacCGTGGAGGACTACCCTTACCCGTACATGTGGGAGATGTACCCGGAAGAGGAGGATCTGGGCAAGTATCAGAAGACGTTCGACGGCACAGGCTGGAAGGAAATTGTTGCCTCCCGTGAGGACAGCGTGAGGGCGGCCTTCGCGAAGGACGCGGCTAACGCACTcgaggtggacgaggagaGTGTCGTGGTCAAGTCCGTCCGCGCCAACGCTGAGGGTCTCGAGGTGCGCTACAACGTGACGAGCGAGGCGTGGGATAGGGAGCAGATTATGGAGATGCAGGAGGAGTGCGACTACCCGAACACGTGGGCCCTTTACGAGGGAGACGAAGGCAACTGGGTGACGACCTCGCACCAGATCGGCTTCGACGGCGAGGACTGGGTATACGTCGTGCAGGACAAGATGCCGGAGCTGCACGAGGCGTTTgtcagctgcaccgccgaaCTATTTCATGTGCGTCCGGAGCACGTTACGAATACCGAGTACACATTGGGCAGCCTCATAGTGGACTTCGAGCTCACGCACCCGACGAGGttgagcgaggaggagattAAGAAGCAGCTCGTCACGTGCCCGTACGAGCCGGTCTGGGAGCTCTACGGCTACCACCCCTGGGTCCCAACGGAGGTCATGGGGACGACGCACAATATCTGCTTCGAGGGGCCAGGCTGGGCGACTGTGCTGGAGTCACAGCGTGAGGAGCTAGAAGAGCGCTTCAAACAgggcacggcggtggcgctcgaGGTCGAGCCGTCTGACGTGCGCATCGACTCGGCCGACTGCGCCGAGGAGTGCCTGTTCATCCGCACGACCATCACCCACCACATCTTCCAGGATAACGAGCtcctgcaggagcagcttACCCGCTACCCATACGAGGAGGTCTGGAAGCTCTACGTCGAGGACCCGAACCAGAGCTGGGCCGTCACCTCGCACCAGGTTGGCTTTGATGGCGATGACTGGGTGTACATTGTGTCTGCCAACAAAGCGGCGCTGAAAAAGACCTTCCGCACGTGCACTGGCGAATCCCTAGACCTGGCGGACGAGCACATTACGAACATCGTCTTCGAGGCCaacgaggcggcgctgctgaccACCTTCGAGGTGAAGCATCCGAGGGAGCAGTCGGTGAAGGAGGTGAACCGGCGACTCGCTGAGTGCGACTATATGCCGGTGTGGGAGCTGTACATTGATCACCCGTACAACCCGGAGGAGAACGAGGTGACATCGCATGAGATCGGCTTTGAGGGCGATGAGTGGAACAAGGTAATCAAGACGCAGCCGAAGCAGCTCGAGGAGGCCATCATGCTCGACACGTCCGAGGCGCTCGAAGTGACGCCGAACGACATCACGTCGATCACGACTAGCTTCGAGAACGGAAACCTACTAATCGTGCGCCTCAACATCCAGCACCCGGTGCTCCAGGACGAGGAGCTGATCAAGGAGCAGCTGAGCCGCTACCCGTACGAGCGCGTGTGGGCACTCTACGAGGATGCGCCTATCACGCCCCTTAGTGAGGAAGACGCGGCCAGACTTAACGGTACCGGCGAGGGCGAGTCTGCGATCTTCGAGCGCCGCTTCGAGGGCGATGACTGGGACATCGTTCTGGAGGACTATCCTGAGGAGCTCAGTGACGCCTTCCgctcggaggcggcgcgtgtgctgtgtgtgcCGAAGCAGAGCGTGCGCATCATCAGCACAGAGATAGGCAGCCTGATCGTCAAGTACCAGATCGTGGGACCGCCGTGTGAGGACAGAGAGATCGAGCGGcgcatggaggaggacgagctACCTGAGGTGTTGAATCTGtaccgccgtcgctgcacaCGCATTAGGGACGATATCGCGACCGAGACGAGCCCCGTAAAGcccgaggaggaagaggagatcACGACCCTGGAGGACTGCGGGTTTGAGGGCGCGGACTGGGACTACGTGTGGTCGATCAagcaggaggcggtgtgCAAGGCCTTCGCGAAGGGTGTCGCGGATGCGCTGGGTATTAAGCCGACGGACATCCAGAACATCAACATGGAGAAGTCGGCGGACGGCATTGTGCTTGGCGCGAACGTGACGCACCCGCTGACGCAGGATCACCAGATGATCTGTCAGACGCTGAAGAACCACCCGTTCGAGGAGTTGTGGGCACTGTACGAGACGCGCCCATACAACCCGGCTGAGTCCGTGACCACGGAGCACATCATCTACTTCGAGGGCGAGGAATGGGACGCTGTGATGGCAGGAAAGCGCGAGGAAGTGGTGGAGGCTATCCGTAAGGATACAGCGAGTGCGCTGAACCTGCCGGCGGACGATGTAGTGAGTGTGTGTACGGCGGTGGAGCCGACTGGGCTGCTCGCCACGGTCGTGGTGAGCCACTCGCCGCTGCATGACGATGAACTGATCCAGGAGGAGCTGATCAAATACGAGTAcgagcgcgtgtgggtgctgtACTGCCCTGAGAGTGGACCACTGCATGGCACGAAGCACTTCGACGGCTTGAATTGGGCGAACGTAATCGCGAGCGCCAGGACTGGCGTGATGCAGGCGTTCCGCGAGGAtacggccgctgccgtgaaTATCCGTCCGGATGATGTGGATGTGGGCGAGATCCGCACGACGGGGATGGGCATGGATGTAGACTACACGGTGAACCTCGCGAACACGAGTGGGGTGGACATAGAGCACACGCTTCTGACGTACCCGTACCCGAACCTTTGGGGCCACTACCGCGCCGAGGAGATCACGACCCTGGAGGACTGCGGGTTTGAGGGCGCGGACTGGGACTACGTGTGGTCGATCAagcaggaggcggtgtgCAAGGCCTTCGCGAAGGGTGTCGCGGATGCGCTGGGTATTAAGCCGACGGACATCCAGAACATCAACATGGAGAAGTCGGCGGACGGCATTGTGCTTGGCGCGAACGTGACGCACCCGCTGACGCAGGATCACCAGATGATCTGTCAGACGCTGAAGAACCACCCGTTCGAGGAGTTGTGGGCACTGTACGAGACGCGCCCATACAACCCGGCTGAGTCCGTGACCACGGATCACATCATCTACTTCGAGGGCGAGGAATGGGACGCTGTGATGGCAGGAAAGCGCGAGGAAGTGGTGGAGGCTATCCGTAAGGATACAGCGAGTGCGCTGAACCTGCCGGCGGACGATGTAGTGAGTGTGTGTACGGCGGTGGAGCCGACTGGGCTGCTCGCCACGGTCGTGGTGAGCCACTCGCCGCTGCATGACGATGAACTGATCCAGGAGGAGCTGATCAAATACGAGTAcgagcgcgtgtgggtgctgtACTGCCCTGAGAGTGGACCACTGCATGGCACGAAGCACTTCGACGGCTTGAATTGGGCGAACGTAATCGCGAGCGCCAGGACTGGCGTGATGCAGGCGTTCCGCGAGGAtacggccgctgccgtgaaTATCCGTCCGGATGATGTGGATGTGGGCGAGATCCGCACGACGGGGATGGGCATGGATGTAGACTACACGGTGAACCTCGCGAACACGAGTGGGGTGGACATAGAGCACACGCTTCTGACGTACCCGTACCCGAACCTTTGGGGCCACTACCGCGCCGAGGAGATCACGACCCTGGAGGACTGCGGGTTTGAGGGCGCGGACTGGGACTACGTGTGGTCGATCAagcaggaggcggtgtgCAAGGCCTTCGCGAAGGGTGTCGCGGATGCGCTGGGTAT belongs to Leishmania mexicana MHOM/GT/2001/U1103 complete genome, chromosome 26 and includes:
- a CDS encoding putative mitotubule-associated protein Gb4 — encoded protein: MTAVSVNENALVHLSVGDFVAILTHHMKNDKLHWILGSVETPPYLRDVEIRLWAKQRFELDEGDTPTNPETAALMDRIAQVKDELQKSIDQAEDLTEQLRDRRAAIIQKIAEANRYVAESNAVCDAARDDVENISDRNWQELKSYRIPPKMVSVIIRAVMLLLSEDEARTWPHMQRVLRDFYFKRRITSYDPSTQLSPERRDYILQECVSKKSFRYDRAMQGSVAMGPIYYWVLAQLDSGEAQSQREDVEQEKVARQKELRGVLEQISQQQERISEYQELMDDLDDQLRLCSQRNGDGSTVVTLSRSRSASRSRSRSRSRPRRRISISDHYAESFAAREGKEYLRPAFYTWRPTDRVIIVLRKNIVCNFGAVTSQEQEEGYNMSEPQIRMLDEGLMRSRRALERICGDEDEDHALEADMLKQNDDEAYNTVRNDEDILEERQRNAAEEKLTPTPPLEESDTTKVGIGAAEATSKLQRTFEGKNWHRILDCKREAIEAAFREDSSECLKVPPYSISIESLIVGSLIVDFSAQHDGQRSDAELQECVKAFGFPKVMSLYEEEDEEDAEDVVDEDSPEHQMRFGGDHWGDIAPEHHGEIEAAFLADTSAATGALQDEIVVHDIRTDADEGLTVDYSMLDKDRDPEEVQEQVDAYAYPSMWTLYQRLAGLDEAVPIHQVRFRGERWADIMPGAEEAIKQAFAEDTAGALGIAPQQVIPDEIRYEKGLTVPYTVLDCSLDGDEVDAKAEDYHYPNTWALYDRLVAEAVGAAYQKSFEGEHWEAVLHAARPEVSEAFCTDTANAVKSEPGDVDLRSVDTDQNRLLVSYNVGDSQQRVDEVRADTQEYPYPEVWALYQLVIAEEAEGTRKLSQTFDGESWDAINAEMPEQVRGAFTEDVIVATRVDSTCVMIRDIKTSKRGMTVEYGIVREEGQSAYATRKAARNFDYPVTWGLYEANKKSAPAQAFSGFGEGESAIFERRFEGDDWDIVLEDYPEELSDAFRSEAARVLCVPKQSVRIISTEIGSPNVKYQIVGPPCEDREIERRMEEDELPEVMDLYHRCTHSEDGGATLELLNLEEMPPKVFDGDEWDFVMANQRVELEQAFVKDTADALGVSDEQVTVKEMKVGPYALQVQYSVRDCPSDEAAAQATVEDYPYPYMWEMYPEEEDLGKYQKTFDGTGWKEIVASREDSVRAAFAKDAANALEVDEESVVVKSVRANAEGLEVRYNVTSEAWDREQIMEMQEECDYPNTWALYEGDEGNWVTTSHQIGFDGEDWVYVVQDKMPELHEAFVSCTAELFHVRPEHVTNTEYTLGSLIVDFELTHPTRLSEEEIKKQLVTCPYEPVWELYGYHPWVPTEVMGTTHNICFEGPGWATVLESQREELEERFKQGTAVALEVEPSDVRIDSADCAEECLFIRTTITHHIFQDNELLQEQLTRYPYEEVWKLYVEDPNQSWAVTSHQVGFDGDDWVYIVSANKAALKKTFRTCTGESLDLADEHITNIVFEANEAALLTTFEVKHPREQSVKEVNRRLAECDYMPVWELYIDHPYNPEENEVTSHEIGFEGDEWNKVIKTQPKQLEEAIMLDTSEALEVTPNDITSITTSFENGNLLIVRLNIQHPVLQDEELIKEQLSRYPYERVWALYEDAPITPLSEEDAARLNGTGEGESAIFERRFEGDDWDIVLEDYPEELSDAFRSEAARVLCVPKQSVRIISTEIGSLIVKYQIVGPPCEDREIERRMEEDELPEVLNLYRRRCTRIRDDIATETSPVKPEEEEEITTLEDCGFEGADWDYVWSIKQEAVCKAFAKGVADALGIKPTDIQNINMEKSADGIVLGANVTHPLTQDHQMICQTLKNHPFEELWALYETRPYNPAESVTTEHIIYFEGEEWDAVMAGKREEVVEAIRKDTASALNLPADDVVSVCTAVEPTGLLATVVVSHSPLHDDELIQEELIKYEYERVWVLYCPESGPLHGTKHFDGLNWANVIASARTGVMQAFREDTAAAVNIRPDDVDVGEIRTTGMGMDVDYTVNLANTSGVDIEHTLLTYPYPNLWGHYRAEEITTLEDCGFEGADWDYVWSIKQEAVCKAFAKGVADALGIKPTDIQNINMEKSADGIVLGANVTHPLTQDHQMICQTLKNHPFEELWALYETRPYNPAESVTTDHIIYFEGEEWDAVMAGKREEVVEAIRKDTASALNLPADDVVSVCTAVEPTGLLATVVVSHSPLHDDELIQEELIKYEYERVWVLYCPESGPLHGTKHFDGLNWANVIASARTGVMQAFREDTAAAVNIRPDDVDVGEIRTTGMGMDVDYTVNLANTSGVDIEHTLLTYPYPNLWGHYRAEEITTLEDCGFEGADWDYVWSIKQEAVCKAFAKGVADALGIKPTDIQNINMEKSADGIVLGANVTHPLTQDHQMICQTLKNHPFEELWALYETRPHDQSDLKGALSGTGDRESGPLQRLFDGDDWDLVVEGCPEDAKDAFRKGVADSVHVPKSGVVVMDWSLGSLIVSYKVCNCDMEDDEIDKRVYAHDFPELMALYRARVRGGENSDCVATEGRAMCEKEVVTVDIMDEGELPEGYMRVGLSVSFEGELWEKIVKRRTQELADAFRADTAKSIGAALGDIHVRECVVSKALLLVHFSAGYEATVTEAELRKKVDEYSYGSVWALYDEMEDALEADMSEVMVKRFVGVHWDVAIETCPTLVKEAFKEDTANALRTHASKVIVEDIALGSLIVRFRVHGLTMSEAKAMQMTDNYAYPNVWALYMCCEEANGRASLKNRKNGSGGRLSHRPTEQLVAEEGVESQDTVTYLRKALADARRERDMYMEQVEQAQRASQNV